The Streptomyces cynarae genome contains a region encoding:
- a CDS encoding Lrp/AsnC family transcriptional regulator: MAVDGLDTRILRLLLEQPRTSVREYARILGIARGTLQARLDRLERDGVITGTGPSLSPAALGHPVLAFVHIEVTQGHLDEVGDALAAVPEIVEAFSITGGGDLLTRVVARDNAHLEDVIQTLISLPGVVRTRTEVALRERVPHRLLPLVESIGRAAAH, encoded by the coding sequence ATGGCCGTGGACGGACTCGACACCCGCATCCTGCGGCTGCTGCTCGAACAGCCGCGCACCAGCGTGCGCGAGTACGCGCGCATCCTGGGCATCGCGCGGGGCACTCTCCAGGCCCGCCTAGACCGTCTGGAGCGCGACGGGGTGATCACCGGCACGGGGCCGTCCCTGTCGCCCGCCGCGCTCGGGCACCCCGTGCTGGCCTTCGTGCACATCGAGGTCACGCAGGGGCATCTGGACGAGGTGGGCGACGCGCTCGCGGCTGTGCCCGAGATCGTGGAGGCGTTCTCCATCACCGGTGGCGGCGACCTGCTGACCCGGGTGGTCGCACGCGACAACGCACACCTGGAGGACGTCATCCAGACGCTCATCAGCTTGCCCGGGGTGGTCCGCACCCGCACGGAGGTGGCACTGCGCGAACGCGTACCGCACCGGCTGCTGCCGTTGGTGGAGTCGATCGGCCGCGCGGCGGCGCACTGA